A region of the Oceanihabitans sp. IOP_32 genome:
TTCTTTTTTATGGGAACCTTATTAGCCATTTGTTTTGCTATTATTTTCTTTGTTTTTAATGAACAGCTACCTATGTTGTATTTAGATCTTGACGACGCAGAAAACTTTGCCGATAATACCGAAGTAATTGCCATTGCCTCTAAATTATTGATAGCAGCTGCTATTTTTCAAATAAGCGATACAATACAAATACTAGTATTGGGCGCTTTACGCGGATTACAAGATGTTAAAGTACCAACCATTATTACTTTTATATCTTATTGGTTAATTGGTTTTCCTATATGTTGGATTTTGGGAAAAGAAGAGGTTTATGGTAGTTTTGGCATATGGATTGGACTTATTGTAGGGCTAACCATAACATCTATTTTATTATCTTTTCGATTTAACTATTTAACTAAAAAATTAATTAGAATTAGTTAAAAGTGTCCAATTACAAGTTTGCAAGAACTTTAAAACACAACGGGTTTGGTGGGCTATTTAAAGATTTATCCCATTTACAAATTGAACTAAAACTATGAGAATTTTTACTGAAAGACATCAAATAATAGAGGTGCTACCGTGTGTTGGAGCAATTATAGATAAGCCTGACAGATTGAAGTGTTTAAGGTCTTTTAATTTTGAATTAGGTGATTAGTTAACCCCGCAATCTAATTGTTAGCGGTTTATTATTGAGTATGTAAAAGAGAATTATAAAATGGTTTTAAGTAATTTAAGAAATGAGACTATTGAACTTTTGGCTATTTTTGCATCTGTAGCTTACTAATTTAAAATATTTATGGTGTGTAACAAGCACTTTTAATTAAAATACGTATACATGACACTTCCAAAATTTATACTTGGCGACAATACCGAGTTTCCAAATGCTATTTATGTAATTCACACAGAGTTTCCTAGATTTATTATTAATCTTGAAGATGACGAAGTTGAATGGTTTGAAGATTTTGATGCCGAAGATGAAAAAGAGCTCGAAACCGAAACTGCAAATGCTATAAAATTGGCTACCGAGTTCTACGATAATGAGGTTGCCAAATACGAAGAATAATAGCGTAGGCATACTGTGGCATTCTTTTTTTAATTGAAGCGTAAAACAAAATAGCCTTCCAACTCCGCTTAAGACAAGCCGTAATTCCAAGACTTTTGGATAAGATTAAAAGACACAAAAATGATTGATAAACTTTTAGAATACGACACCAGCCTCTTCTTATTTTTAAATAATTTAGGAACCGAGCCTTGGGATAATTTTTGGTTAATTGTTACACACAAGCTCACTTTTGCTCCTTTGTATGCTTTTTTGTTGTATCTCTTATATAAAAAATTTGGAGCTAAAGCGCTCGTGGTTTTTATCATAATAATTACTTTAATGATAACCTTTACCGATCAAATCACTAATGTTTTTAAACGGGGTTTTGAGCGGCCAAGACCTTGTGGAGAGGCAGATTTAATCGATCAAATGCGTTTTATAGCCGTACGCTGTGGTAAGTATGGATTCTTTTCTGGGCACTCGTCAAACTCGATGGCAGCTGCCGTATTTGCTGGTTTAACCTTAAGGCCTTACTATAGAAATCTTATTTTTATTTTGTTGTTTTGGAGTGCTATTGTGGCTTACAGTAGAATTTATGTGGGAGTACACTATCCTTTAGATATTGTTTGCGGATTAACTTTTGGAGCTATTTCGGGATTTGTGTTTTACAAATTGGCACAATATATTTTGCATCGATTTGTAAACAATTAGTGTGCGAGCTTTAATAAATAATGCGCTGCAGCAAACGGTGTTGTTTTATTGTGTTCTATTAACTCTAGTTGTATTTCTAGCTCTTTTGCAATCTCAGGTTTGTTAAAAAAATCGAACTTTAATTGGTCTTCTATGGTTTGAATAAGCCAAAACTTATTTTGTTCGTTTCTATTTGTGTTGAAGTAATTATTTCGGGTAGTCAATTCTACGTAGTCCATAATAATTTGCCATATAGCTTCAATACCTTCATTGTTTAAAGCGCTACATAAGGTGACTTTGGGCTGCCATTTCGATTTTTTTTGAGGGTAGAGGTGGAGCGCTCTTTTAAAATTTTCTTGTGCGATTTTGGCTTGTTTTAGATTGTCGCCATCGGCCTTATTAATCGCAATGGTGTCTGCCATTTCTATAATACCGCGTTTCATGCCTTGTAGTTCGTCTCCCGCCCCTGCTAACTTTAGTAACAAGAAAAAATCTACCATGCTGTGTACAGTAGTCTCACTTTGCCCAACACCAACGGTTTCGATAATAATTACATCAAAACCAGCAGCCTCACATAAAATAATGCTTTCTCTAGTTTTCCTGGCAACCCCACCGAGTGATTTTCCAGAGGCCGACGGCCGTATATAAGCATTCGTGTCTTTAACCAAAGCTTCCATTCTAGTTTTGTCACCTAAAATACTACCTTTTGTAAGTGAGCTGCTCGGGTCTATGGCAAGAACGGCAACACGTTTTCCAAGACCTGTTAAATGCTTACCAAAGGTTTCGATAAAGGTGCTCTTACCAACACCAGGAACACCAGTAATACCAATTCTTATAGATTTATTAGCGTAAGGAAGGCACTGTTTTATAATGCTGTGGGCAATAGGGTAATGCTTTGTATTCTCACTTTCTACCAAAGTGATGGCTCTACTTAGTGCCGTTATGTCTTTTTGTAAGATCGATGATACTAAAGTGTCGGGGTTGATTTTAGTGCTGCGTTTCTTCTTTAGGTTTCTTATAGAAGTCTGATTGGTTATTTCTGATTGTGAAACCCCATTATTTTCTTTTGTAGATGTTTTTTTTTCTTTTCCCACGGGTTACTATCTTCTATTTAAGCGGAACAGAAACCTTTACATCATCCCACGCCATGGTTAAAAATAATTTATCTGTAGAATTATCAAAGGCTATAGTAAATTGTTCTACGGTGGTGTTTAGTTTTTCAACAGGAACATCCACATTTAAGACATCGTAATTAGGATCCCAATAGGGTTTCATCTCGTTTGTAACTCCCCAAGGGTACTGTTTAGAATTAAAAATTATGGTCCAAATGCTGTCTTTAGGAACGGTCCAAAGGGTATATTTTCCTTTTGGCAATGGCATGCCGTTTATATCGAGTGTTTTATTGGTTTCGAAGGTGGTTGCTTCGTTTGCACCTGTTCTCCAGACTTGGTTAAAAGGCACTAAAGCTCCAAAAATTTCACGTCCTTTTTTTGAGGGTCTGTTGTAAAAAACCTTTAATTTTAAATCATTTAGTTTAAATTCTACCGTGTCTTTTGGACTTAAACGTTTTGAGAAAATATTTTCTACAAAATAATTATAAGAAAATAAAGCTATAGCTATAAATAGTAATAAGAGTAATAGGCGTTTTAAAAAGGTGTTCATAAACGTGATGGTATTAAAGTATAAAGATACTTTAAATAATAATGATTAATAAAATTGAAACGTAGATTTATTTTGCTTTGTTGTAGGCTTATAAAAAATCCCAATAGTGATTATTGGGATTTTGAAAATTAGATTCATTTTAGGTGATGAGTTTTTGCTGTTGCCGTAATGTGTTTGTGGTATTTCACGATGAATTTCATGAGATTACCTGGATTCAACTGGTTTTAAGAACATCTAATTGCAGTATTTTAGTCCTCAACCAAAACCCATTCGCCTTTTGTAATTAAAGGTTCGGCTTGCTTGTATTTAAGAGTCTTGTTTTCCCCGCTCATAACATGTTTGATGGTAACCCGATCGTTACGACCAATTTTTGGTCGGTCGCGCACAATAGTTTCAACAACCTCTGGTTGGCGTTGGGTATTTCCAGCTGCTCTGTTTTGTGCAGAACGTTCATCAAGATTAGGAATTTCGTCTTTTTGAGTACTTAAATTTTCACGTTTTCGCGCTTTTGCTTCCTGAATAGTATCTTGAGTCTCTTGAGGTAATTCACCTTTAAATAAGAAAGAGATGACATCTTTATTGACTTGGTCTATCATGGCTTTAAACAATTCGAAGGCCTCAAACTTATAAATGAGCAAGGGATCTTTTTGCTCGTGAACAGCCAATTGAACAGATTGTTTAAGCTCGTCCATTTTTCGTAAATGGGTTTTCCAAGCATCGTCAATAATAGCCAGTGTAATGTTCTTTTCAAAATCGGTTACTAATTGTTTTCCGCCAGATTCATAAGCTTTTTCAAGATCGGTAACAACATTTAAAGTCTTTACACCATCGGTAAAGGGTACCACGATACGCTTAAATTTATCGCGTTGTGTTTCATATACATTTTTAATTACAGGGAAAGCAATATCGGCATTTCGCTCCATTTTTTCCTTATAGAAACTAAAAGCAGATTGGTATATTTTCGAGGTTATTTCTTGAGCAGATAGTTTAGCAAATTCTTCTTCAGAAATAGGCGAGCTCATAGAGAAGTATCGAATCAATTCAAACTCAAAATTCTTATAGTCGTTCGCACCTTTGTTAGTTTCCACAACACCTTCAGAAGTGTCAAAAATCATATTCGCTAAATCCACGCGCAAACGTTCGCCATTAAGGGCATTATAACGGCGTTTGTACACCACTTCACGTTGGGCGTTCATAACATCATCGTACTCCAGTAATCGCTTACGCACCCCAAAGTTATTTTCTTCAACTTTTTTCTGAGCACGCTCAATAGATTTTGAAATCATGGAATGCTGAATTACTTCGCCTTCCTTTAATCCCATGCGATCCATCATTTTTGCGATACGTTCGCTACCAAATAAGCGCATTAAATTGTCTTCTAGCGATACGTAAAACTGCGAGCTACCCACATCACCTTGACGACCAGCACGTCCACGCAACTGTCTATCTACACGACGCGAATCGTGACGCTCTGTACCCACGATGGCTAAACCCCCAGCGGCTTTCACCTCGTCTGATAATTTAATATCGGTACCACGACCAGCCATATTTGTGGCAATAGTTACCTGTCCTGGTTTGCCAGCCTGATCGACAATTTCGGCTTCTTTTTTATGTTGTTTCGCATTTAATACATTGTGCGGTATTTTACGAAGGCTTAACATTTTGCCCAGTAGCTCACTTATCTCTACCGAGGTTGTACCTATTAGCACCGGACGACCCGCTTGAGACAATTTGGTAACATCTTCAATAACAGCGTTGTATTTTTCGCGCTTTGTTTTATAAACTAAATCTTCTTTGTCGTCTCGAGCTATGGGTTTATTGGTTGGTATCTCAACAACATCTAATTTGTAAATCTCCCAAAACTCTCCAGCTTCTGTAACTGCAGTACCCGTCATACCCGCTAATTTGCGGTACATTCTAAAGTAATTTTGAAGGGTAACCGTGGCAAAAGTTTGGGTGGCGTCTTCAATTTTTACGTTTTCTTTGGCTTCAATGGCTTGATGAAGGCCGTCTGAATAGCGACGACCATCCATAATACGACCAGTTTGTTCATCGACAATCATGACCTTATTATCCATAACCACATACTGGGTGTCTTTTTCAAATAAAGCGTAGGCTTTTAGGAGTTGATTTAGGGTATGGATACGCTCGGATTTTACACCAAATTCCTTAAATAACTCTTCTTTAAGGGTGGCTTCTTCTTCTGCCGAGAGCCCTTGAGCTTCAATTTTGCCAATTTCAACACCAATTTCTGGCATGATAAAAAAGTCTGGATTATCGGCTCCAGAGATGTATTCAATACCTTTGTCTGTTAATTCTATCTGATTATTTTTCTCTTCAATAACGTAGTATAAGTCGGCATCAACCTTTGGCATTTCGCGGTTGTTGTCCTGCATATAAAAATTCTCTGTTTTTTGAAGCAATTGCTTAATGCCTTCTTCAGATAGAAATTTAATGAGTGCTTTGTTTTTAGGAATACCACGATACACTTGTAATAATTTAAAACCACCTTCTTTAGTATCGCCAGCCGAAATTAGTTTTTTAGCTTCGGCTAGTACGCCAGTTAAGTATTTTTGTTGCACCGAAACAATATCATCTACCTTAGGTTTTAACTCGTTAAATTCATGACGTTCTCCTTGCGGTATAGGTCCTGAAATAATTAATGGCGTACGTGCATCATCAATTAAAACCGAGTCGACCTCATCTACAATGGCGTAATGGTGCGGGCGTTGCACCAAGTCGTCTGGAGAGTGTGCCATATTATCACGTAAGTAATCGAAACCAAATTCGTTATTTGTACCGTAAGTAATATCGGCGTTGTAGGCTTTTTTTCTAGCATCGGAGTTTGGTTGATGGTAATCTACACAATCTACACTTAAGCCGTGAAACTCGAAAATTGGCGCCATCCAAGCGCTATCACGTTTGGCTAAATAATCGTTAACGGTAACCAAGTGAACGCCACGTCCTGCTAAAGCATTTAAATAAACTGGCAAGGTTGCTACTAGGGTTTTACCTTCACCAGTTTGCATTTCGGCAATTTTACCTTGGTGCATGGCAACTCCACCAATTAGCTGTACGTCGTAATGCACCATATCCCAAGTAATTGGTTTTCCTGCGGCATCCCAAGAGTTAGACCAGATGGCTTTCGTGTCGTCTAAAGTTACATAGGTTTTGTCGCCAGATAAGCCTCTGTCAAATTCGTTTGCAGTCACCGTAATACTGGTATTGTTTTTAAAACGTTTAGCTGTTTCTTTCACTACAGCAAAGGCTTCAGGCAGTATATCGTTTAAAGTTTTTTCTACGGCGAGGTAGGCTTCGTCTTCAATTTTATCAATTTCTAAATAAATATCTTCACGTTTATCAATATCCTCAGTAGCTTGAGCCTCTTTTAAAAGGGCTTCTTTTTTCTCGTAAAAAGGTTGACGCGTTTCGGATATTATAGCTTTAAATTCGGCTGTTTTTTCTCTTAATTGGTCGTGAGATAGAGCTTCTAAAGCTTTTTCAAAAGTCTTAACTTTTTCTACAATAGGCATTAACGCTTTCACGTCTTGTTTCGATTTGTCTCCAACAAATACTTTTAATACAGAATTTAAAAAACTCATGTGTATATATTTTATGTTTTTATTCTAAATGTTTTTATTAGCTATAAATGACTAAATACTTTTAAAAAAGTAGTGACTGTTATGAGTTGAAAAAACAGTAGATAAGGTCTTTATCTTAAGTGAATTATACTAATTATAAAACATCTAGCGGTTTATATTTTATTTTTCTATTCTCGAAAAGCACTCAAAGATACATTATGTTATGATTTTATAAAGATATAGACCGAAAAAAAAGCCTCAAATTGAGGCTTTTTAACTTTTTATTATTAATATTCGTCCTCGTTCCAGAGGTAATCTTCATCGGTTGGATAGTCAGACCAGATTTCTTCAATCGAATCATACGAGTCGCCTTCGTCTTCAATAGACTGCAAGTTTTCAACAACTTCCAACGGTGCACCAGTTCTAATAGCGTAATCTATCAATTCGTCTTTGGTAGCGGGCCACGGTGCATCACTTAAATACGATGCTAATTCTAAAGTCCAATACATGTTTTATGCGTTTTAATTTTTGCAAAAATAAAATTTTAGTTTATATGGGCAAGTAAAAAACAGATTATTTATTTTTTATTTTTCGAAAGTTATTTTTTACAAGTTTTAAATCGGTTCGTTTTTACTGTGTTGCATAAATATTTGCAATATTTTTATTCTTTTTTAGGGTGTTACCACAAGGGTCGGGCTTTCCGTTGCTAGTCCTCGCTCGTGCCTCGCTGTGGGCTTTTCTCTGCAATCCCTAACACAAATGGCATCTTATCAACTAATTTGGTCTTACTGTTAAAAAACGCAATATTTAAACAAGATGGTGTAAAAAGCACCAGAGCTTTTTAAACTGTATTTAGTTTAAGTTTTTTCTGGAATCCATTTAATTTCATTAGCTTCTAAATCGAATGCCAATTTTCTGGCTAGGACAAAAAGATAATCCGAGAGACGGTTTAAATACGTTAAGGCATTGGGTTCAAAAGGTTCATACTCGTATAATGCGGTTGCAATACGTTCTGCTCGGCGACATACACAACGCGCAATGTGGCAAAACGATACGGTTTGATGGCCTCCTGGTAGCACAAAATTCGTCATAGGTGGTAGTTCATCATTCATGGCGTCCATTTCTTGCTCTAAACGTTCGATATTAGCCAAGGATATTTTTTCGATATTTAAGCGTTCTTTGCCACTTTTTAGAACGGCTTTTTCAGGATCGGTTGCTAAAATGGCGCCAATAGTAAACAATCTATCTTGAATATGCATTAACAAGTTTTTATAGTGCGCATTAATGTCTTGATCGCG
Encoded here:
- the secA gene encoding preprotein translocase subunit SecA, with translation MSFLNSVLKVFVGDKSKQDVKALMPIVEKVKTFEKALEALSHDQLREKTAEFKAIISETRQPFYEKKEALLKEAQATEDIDKREDIYLEIDKIEDEAYLAVEKTLNDILPEAFAVVKETAKRFKNNTSITVTANEFDRGLSGDKTYVTLDDTKAIWSNSWDAAGKPITWDMVHYDVQLIGGVAMHQGKIAEMQTGEGKTLVATLPVYLNALAGRGVHLVTVNDYLAKRDSAWMAPIFEFHGLSVDCVDYHQPNSDARKKAYNADITYGTNNEFGFDYLRDNMAHSPDDLVQRPHHYAIVDEVDSVLIDDARTPLIISGPIPQGERHEFNELKPKVDDIVSVQQKYLTGVLAEAKKLISAGDTKEGGFKLLQVYRGIPKNKALIKFLSEEGIKQLLQKTENFYMQDNNREMPKVDADLYYVIEEKNNQIELTDKGIEYISGADNPDFFIMPEIGVEIGKIEAQGLSAEEEATLKEELFKEFGVKSERIHTLNQLLKAYALFEKDTQYVVMDNKVMIVDEQTGRIMDGRRYSDGLHQAIEAKENVKIEDATQTFATVTLQNYFRMYRKLAGMTGTAVTEAGEFWEIYKLDVVEIPTNKPIARDDKEDLVYKTKREKYNAVIEDVTKLSQAGRPVLIGTTSVEISELLGKMLSLRKIPHNVLNAKQHKKEAEIVDQAGKPGQVTIATNMAGRGTDIKLSDEVKAAGGLAIVGTERHDSRRVDRQLRGRAGRQGDVGSSQFYVSLEDNLMRLFGSERIAKMMDRMGLKEGEVIQHSMISKSIERAQKKVEENNFGVRKRLLEYDDVMNAQREVVYKRRYNALNGERLRVDLANMIFDTSEGVVETNKGANDYKNFEFELIRYFSMSSPISEEEFAKLSAQEITSKIYQSAFSFYKEKMERNADIAFPVIKNVYETQRDKFKRIVVPFTDGVKTLNVVTDLEKAYESGGKQLVTDFEKNITLAIIDDAWKTHLRKMDELKQSVQLAVHEQKDPLLIYKFEAFELFKAMIDQVNKDVISFLFKGELPQETQDTIQEAKARKRENLSTQKDEIPNLDERSAQNRAAGNTQRQPEVVETIVRDRPKIGRNDRVTIKHVMSGENKTLKYKQAEPLITKGEWVLVED
- a CDS encoding DUF2795 domain-containing protein; translation: MYWTLELASYLSDAPWPATKDELIDYAIRTGAPLEVVENLQSIEDEGDSYDSIEEIWSDYPTDEDYLWNEDEY
- the meaB gene encoding methylmalonyl Co-A mutase-associated GTPase MeaB; the encoded protein is MGKEKKTSTKENNGVSQSEITNQTSIRNLKKKRSTKINPDTLVSSILQKDITALSRAITLVESENTKHYPIAHSIIKQCLPYANKSIRIGITGVPGVGKSTFIETFGKHLTGLGKRVAVLAIDPSSSLTKGSILGDKTRMEALVKDTNAYIRPSASGKSLGGVARKTRESIILCEAAGFDVIIIETVGVGQSETTVHSMVDFFLLLKLAGAGDELQGMKRGIIEMADTIAINKADGDNLKQAKIAQENFKRALHLYPQKKSKWQPKVTLCSALNNEGIEAIWQIIMDYVELTTRNNYFNTNRNEQNKFWLIQTIEDQLKFDFFNKPEIAKELEIQLELIEHNKTTPFAAAHYLLKLAH
- a CDS encoding DUF2911 domain-containing protein, producing MNTFLKRLLLLLLFIAIALFSYNYFVENIFSKRLSPKDTVEFKLNDLKLKVFYNRPSKKGREIFGALVPFNQVWRTGANEATTFETNKTLDINGMPLPKGKYTLWTVPKDSIWTIIFNSKQYPWGVTNEMKPYWDPNYDVLNVDVPVEKLNTTVEQFTIAFDNSTDKLFLTMAWDDVKVSVPLK
- a CDS encoding cob(I)yrinic acid a,c-diamide adenosyltransferase, translating into MKIYTRTGDNGTTSLFGGTRVPKHHIRIESYGTVDELNSHLGLIRDQDINAHYKNLLMHIQDRLFTIGAILATDPEKAVLKSGKERLNIEKISLANIERLEQEMDAMNDELPPMTNFVLPGGHQTVSFCHIARCVCRRAERIATALYEYEPFEPNALTYLNRLSDYLFVLARKLAFDLEANEIKWIPEKT
- a CDS encoding phosphatase PAP2 family protein; this translates as MIDKLLEYDTSLFLFLNNLGTEPWDNFWLIVTHKLTFAPLYAFLLYLLYKKFGAKALVVFIIIITLMITFTDQITNVFKRGFERPRPCGEADLIDQMRFIAVRCGKYGFFSGHSSNSMAAAVFAGLTLRPYYRNLIFILLFWSAIVAYSRIYVGVHYPLDIVCGLTFGAISGFVFYKLAQYILHRFVNN